The DNA region atttcccgtcccgggaaaaaaattcccgggaattcctgggatttctcggaaaaaaatatttcccgtttcccgggaaatttgtaaatttccctggaattcccgaaatacaaacgGAATGCACCAATGTTtcgaaattatacaaaaaataataataagataaccttatttgattttattcatttcaatctaaTGTTCATGTTGGAAtatgtctgtaaatttcatgtcaaggtttatttCGGATAATATTTAttcctgaagcattcacaactaggaatattgtttggttatatgttgggcaacaaaaattacgctatTATGGAATGTTTcttatgttatttttgttataatatttgaaaataagatattcacCATTATTGTTTACCTTGAccaaattagatgaaaattgaattgatataattaaatttttcaaaaagggtttttcgagaagaatttgtttaaaagtattcaagaaataacaattaaattttgaatatgaaaaaatatcgtttaatttcaaccacttttacacaatgaaaattatttttatctaaGTAATTTATAAGGACATATAACCatgtaactaaaatcatactATAAATGGAACCATGAAAAATCTAATGAAGTTTACACAAAGAACGcaaccatatttcaaaaactcacttcaaattatgtaaaactGTGAGTTTGGTTTCATGGAacagtgtttcaagttaaatagcgctagaaattagattttttaggcaaattcaatgattatctatttattcacaagttgaaaatacttgttctgaaATAAGTAATCTGCcataaaaacattatttcttctagatattttttttcgtttcaacgttatggtcactgagacaaatttaaaagcaattttagaagtttcgcttatctgaaatttcaattatctgaagttttgattatccaaaggttcAACTGTCTGAAGAATTGGCTTtctgaagttttgattatctgaagtgtCAATTATCAGAAGTTTCAGTTGAGGCTATCTAAAGCTTCAATCACCGAAGTTTCAACtatttgaagtttcgattatctgaaattTCAATAATCTATCTATcttaagttttgattatccaatATTTCAATCACCTGAGGTCTTCACTATCTTatgtttcgattatctgaagttttgattatcttaactttcaattatctaaagtTTTGGCTACTTGAAATTTCGGTTATCCAAATCTTTAATTATCCAAAGATTCTAGAGATTCCATTATCCAAAACCTCAGAactttcgattatctgaagtatcgattttctgaaaattcgattttattcGTTTGAAAGATACTAAACTTTGTGTTGCAAAAATCTTGGTGCTTAAAGCTTTGACTGATGTGCTCCGTAAAGCGTTCTCGAACAAAAAACATTTAGTGGGTTATTGCCTGAAAATAGCCCATTTTGCACTTGGTAAagctcgttagataaatgtacaactcgtgctgaaaaaatcttctttttgcatctTGTTACATTACCTACAATTAAATTCAAAGACCTAATATAACACTGTAAAAATAGTTCCTAATTTGGACGAggaattcggataatcgaatctggactgtaaaATCACGCTAGACCAACATTTAATCCAACTCTTTTGCCAGATTGACGACTCCAACCCGTCGGACCCGGTCTACTACTGCCAGCATGGTCACCGCGAGTGCACCCTCAACATCCTGCACGGCTGCATCCTGGACAAACTCCCCCTCGAGAAGGCCTTCCCCGTGATTTCCTGCCTAATGAAGGGCTTCCGGACGTCGTTCGACGAGGTAAAAAGACCCCACAGTCTAACAAAACAGATTAACCTAATCCACTTCCTCCTGTAACCACCCACAGTGCATCAAACCGAGCGAAGCGGCCAAGTCGGACATTGAGGAGTGTGCGGCGGGGCCGCGAGGTGCGACACTGTTCAAACAGTTCTCGGACGAGACCGCCACCGTCGGGAATCCGCTAGGGTTTGTGCCCACCATCGAGGTTGATAAGgtgagcgcgcgcgcgcgcgttgTTCCGTGATTATCATACTGATCTGTGTTTGTGTTATCTTGGCAGGTTTTCGAACTGTTCGACCAGGATAAGTGGCTGTACAGATTTGTACCGATGTTCCAGCGGGAGTACAAGCGCAAGTTCAATGTAACGTTGGagtagttctttttttttttttttttgattttgcaaattataTGGTGCCGTTCTAGGGAAGTCGAATAATATCATACttgtcaaataaaataaataaatgttttattttgaatatcatGATAATTCCATTTgctcatttttgtatttatttggtcataaatttttaataaactcaAATGTATTGCTCATCTTCTCTTAAACTTTtaagcaaagtttttttttacttttcgggTGGCTTCGGTTAGTATAGATGTAGATCATCACCCTTTTTTGATTATGTTGAGGACTTTAAATACTACTGTCCTTATTCAGACTATAGTCCCGCTTCGCTCCAGTTGTTGGTATAACATTTTTTATCCTTCCAaaatgaatctttttttttactgtgttgatAGCGATACTTTTCCAATTCGTATTTAATCCTACGTcttagcaattctctacaaaatcggccaaaTTCGAccaattttgtttgtatttatttttggttcaaactttcTGAGGGCCTTCCCAATGATCAAAGAAGCCTTTttgtcattgattcacccatacaagtctccatacaattataGCAGcagtccatataaaaatggtacgtaaatatttgaaaacctgTAACTTTGGATGAAGTATTCtgatcaactttttcaaaaatgctcaaTTCCCCACGAtccaatttttttgattttcgagatttttttacagtatgtaaaaaaagtatttacaccccttgggcactatgcacattttgtgatgaaacatgtaaaaattctaaagtttGGCAGGAACCTAGTagtacgttttgttcagaaacttatgccaaacattttgctacaaaaagcttatgaaaagatgatttctataaaaagttatataacaaatactattacgaaaataaaaaaggtgcaaaaaaagtttgtacacctttcgaaaaattaacataaataatgttatttgttgacaaatcaccataaatccagtctcccaactccaaataggcatccttgactgattaaaaaaataatttggattgaatataaagtttactaactacttagtatgaaagtttatataactctggaaattctatataaaacttatcttaacttaattttgcaaacttttaattcaaataaatgtcaatatattaacatagaattgctaaataaacattttggagtgggtataacatcgttttgggggtatttgtatcgatagaatagatttttcgttggaatttttctaccaacccggaattacgtcgtcggaaaatccgccggcatctgaaccggtccacaattcacaagtcaacctatgtggcattagaaagggcataaaattctcgatcttttgatacccatacatccaggttttctataaaacccacgtttttaaatacctaagcaaaaacgttgttatcgtttcgtttgagcaacctgccaaaaatgtatggaatttcgtaatttttgttctcgtggatcaaacttactttttgcccagatatttgaaaacgcgggttttatagaaaacctggatgtatgggtatcaaaagatcggaaattttatgccctttctgatgccacataggttgacttgtgaattgtggaccggttcagatgccggcggattttccgacgacgtaattccgggttggtacgaaattccaacgaaaaatctattctatcgatacaaataccctcaAAACGGTGTtgtacccactccaaaatgtttatttagcaattttatggtaatatattgacatttagttgaatgacaagtttgcaaaattaagtttaagtcataagtagttagtaaactttatattcaatccaaattatttttttaatcagtcaaggatgcctatttggagttgggagactggatttatggtgatttgtcaacaaataacattatttatgttaatttttcgaaaggtgtacaaactttttttgcaccttttttattttcataatagtatttgttatataactttttatagaaatcatcttttcatgagctttttgtagcaaaatgtttggcataagtttctgaacaaaacttattagttttaaattgataagcattatttaaagaattgttctttttttcaattttttctttggaaagtaatttaatttatttatattttttcattcgctgtactaAATATTTAAATGGCATTTTATATTaaaggtatatatttttttattttttttttaagattcaagCTTTGTTTGATTCAAGATTAAATGAAGAgttccgtcatcaggggtgacattgggtctggggagtGAGATCGGGTCATACCAATTTCAGCCagtgtcacccctgatgacggtattttttattttatctttgaaatcactttttaaaaaacattttagtttttttctgagttctgttaaattttcgcgatgattaaaaaatactacattttttcgtgttctattctgattttccataaaattttgaagatttcgttagagaaaaaatgattttaaatttagcttttcaaaagttaga from Culex quinquefasciatus strain JHB chromosome 3, VPISU_Cqui_1.0_pri_paternal, whole genome shotgun sequence includes:
- the LOC6044882 gene encoding GILT-like protein 3 yields the protein MRPLSKPKSLTNTASSSPIMMMIGIFWLAIIFSLSVAGQEIDSAPTASGPVGSTTTVDDKLQVTIYYEALCYDSISFITNQLAPTWARYREHMDLKLVPFGKAYIDDSNPSDPVYYCQHGHRECTLNILHGCILDKLPLEKAFPVISCLMKGFRTSFDECIKPSEAAKSDIEECAAGPRGATLFKQFSDETATVGNPLGFVPTIEVDKVFELFDQDKWLYRFVPMFQREYKRKFNVTLE